A stretch of Miscanthus floridulus cultivar M001 chromosome 13, ASM1932011v1, whole genome shotgun sequence DNA encodes these proteins:
- the LOC136501369 gene encoding uncharacterized protein isoform X2 encodes MSNRSWFQKMHIPRHLQTHLLSKNPLSYHHSLKKDISSPNSVLGPHSGELHKVHLRLSSGVEDATKWEHINIKSIEPDGAYVIASQLNLVEEQKGGSYVASLELELQQAQDRVSKLEAERLSAKKQLDHLFKKLAEEKAAWRNREHKKVRAILEDMKADLEHEKKNRRQLETINFKLVDELKEVKMAAKQLLQEYDSEQKTRELTEEVCNKLVREIEEHNSEIEALKQDSVKLRGELDEDRKLLQMAEVWREERVQMKLVDAKLTLEAKYEQLSKLQEDVEAFISTFISSKGDSTIVEAAHNIVQAIGSARDQEVEFTYELPRASEDILSIFEELRPSKETETKETEPCPKKEIQEASPTTDIFLENRDKLFPDGIHSDESDTEDGSSWETMSHEEMQGSSHSPYGSEPSVNKIFDRISWTSGNDSEGEQINKLCDDLSNVYLTDMKQSKKKESAISKLWKSSPLKNCELRTKDVPEMINGRLSSASLPNGVYSTAKGSNLDMGDSTPSTAQWSSPDSMNSQFNRGFRGCMEMVQRQSLKAKLLEARMESQKIQLRHVLNQKT; translated from the exons ATGAGCAATAGATCCTGGTTTCAGAAGATG CATATACCGAGACATCTACAAACTCACCTTCTGAGCAAGAATCCTCTTAGTTACCACCATAGTCTGAAAAAAGACATTTCAAGCCCCAACTCTGTCCTGGGGCCACATAGTGGAGAGCTCCACAAG GTACACCTTCGTCTTTCCTCTGGTGTGGAGGATGCAACAAAATGGGAGCATATAAACATAAAGAGCATAGAACCAGATGGTGCCTATGTGATTGCTAGCCAACTAAATCTTGTTGAGGAACAGAAAGGGGGCAGCTATGTTGCTAGCCTTGAGTTGGAGCTTCAGCAGGCGCAGGATAGGGTGAGCAAGCTAGAAGCTGAGCGGCTTTCGGCCAAGAAGCAACTTGATCACTTGTTCAAGAAACTCGCAGAGGAGAAAGCAGCTTGGCGGAACAGAGAGCACAAGAAAGTTCGAGcaattcttgaagatatgaagGCTGATCTGGAGCATGAGAAAAAGAACCGGAGGCAGTTGGAGACTATTAACTTCAAGCTTGTTGATGAGTtgaaagaggtcaaaatggcCGCGAAGCAGCTATTGCAGGAGTATGACAGCGAGCAGAAGACACGGGAACTCACGGAGGAGGTGTGCAACAAGCTAGTGAGGGAGATAGAGGAACACAATTCAGAGATCGAAGCCTTGAAACAGGATTCTGTCAAACTGCGGGGTGAGCTGGATGAGGATAGGAAATTGCTACAGATGGCTGAGGTGTGGCGTGAGGAGCGAGTGCAGATGAAACTTGTGGATGCCAAGCTCACTCTTGAGGCCAAATATGAACAGTTGAGCAAACTGCAGGAGGATGTGGAGGCTTTCATTTCAACTTTCATCTCTTCCAAAGGAGACAGCACAATTGTTGAGGCGGCACACAACATTGTACAGGCCATTGGGTCAGCCAGAGACCAAGAGGTTGAATTCACGTATGAGCTACCAAGAGCATCAGAAGATATACTGTCCATCTTTGAAGAGCTACGCCCAAGCAAAGAGACAGAGACAAAGGAAACTGAACCATGCCCAAAGAAAGAAATCCAAGAAGCTAGCCCAACAACTGATATATTTCTGGAAAATCGAGACAAATTGTTCCCAGATGGAATCCATTCTGATGAGAGCGACACGGAAGATGGAAGCAGCTGGGAGACCATGAGCCATGAAGAGATGCAAGGTTCAAGCCACTCACCATATGGAAGCGAACCTTCAGTCAACAAGATCTTTGACAGAATTTCATGGACCAGTGGAAACGATTCTGAGGGTGAGCAGATCAACAAACTGTGTGATGACTTGAGCAATGTGTACCTGACAGACATGAAACAGTCCAAGAAGAAAGAGTCTGCCATATCAAAGCTGTGGAAGTCATCTCCACTGAAAAACTGTGAACTCCGTACAAAAGATGTTCCAGAGATGATAAATGGGAGATTATCAAGTGCAAGTCTTCCAAATGGTGTGTACTCTACTGCCAAAGGCTCAAATCTAGATATGGGAGACAGCACCCCTAGCACAGCGCAATGGAGCTCACCAGACTCAATGAACAGCCAGTTCAACCGGGGTTTCAGAGGCTGCATGGAGATGGTTCAGAGGCAGAGCCTGAAGGCAAAGCTCCTAGAAGCTCGGATGGAGAGCCAGAAGATTCAGCTCCGTCATGTGCTCAACCAGAAAACCTAA
- the LOC136501369 gene encoding uncharacterized protein isoform X1: MPPASRPAAASSAPPAPPRRLRRRRPLKATLPTSPAAAAGAGAGAARRGGPETPHLRWAAPSGQGNAGAERPRGDPPSSSVRRLAAAVWRLRPPEEAPAAGQHDAASRVGLEHIPRHLQTHLLSKNPLSYHHSLKKDISSPNSVLGPHSGELHKVHLRLSSGVEDATKWEHINIKSIEPDGAYVIASQLNLVEEQKGGSYVASLELELQQAQDRVSKLEAERLSAKKQLDHLFKKLAEEKAAWRNREHKKVRAILEDMKADLEHEKKNRRQLETINFKLVDELKEVKMAAKQLLQEYDSEQKTRELTEEVCNKLVREIEEHNSEIEALKQDSVKLRGELDEDRKLLQMAEVWREERVQMKLVDAKLTLEAKYEQLSKLQEDVEAFISTFISSKGDSTIVEAAHNIVQAIGSARDQEVEFTYELPRASEDILSIFEELRPSKETETKETEPCPKKEIQEASPTTDIFLENRDKLFPDGIHSDESDTEDGSSWETMSHEEMQGSSHSPYGSEPSVNKIFDRISWTSGNDSEGEQINKLCDDLSNVYLTDMKQSKKKESAISKLWKSSPLKNCELRTKDVPEMINGRLSSASLPNGVYSTAKGSNLDMGDSTPSTAQWSSPDSMNSQFNRGFRGCMEMVQRQSLKAKLLEARMESQKIQLRHVLNQKT; this comes from the exons ATGCCGCCCGCttcccgccccgccgccgcctcctccgctcCACCCGCGCCGCCCCGCCGCCTCCGACGCCGCCGCCCGCTCAAAGCCACACTACCTACCTCCCCCGCTGCCGCCGCAGGCGCCGGCGCTGGCGCTGCCCGCCGCGGCGGCCCCGAGACCCCGCATCTCCGTTGGGCCGCGCCTAGCGGCCAGGGCAATGCCGGCGCGGAGAGGCCGCGTGGAGACCCGCCCTCCTCCTCCGTCAGGCGCCTGGCCGCGGCGGTGTGGCGGCTGCGGCCACCCGAGGAGGCACCCGCCGCTGGCCAGCATGACGCCGCCTCCCGTGTCGGCCTCGAG CATATACCGAGACATCTACAAACTCACCTTCTGAGCAAGAATCCTCTTAGTTACCACCATAGTCTGAAAAAAGACATTTCAAGCCCCAACTCTGTCCTGGGGCCACATAGTGGAGAGCTCCACAAG GTACACCTTCGTCTTTCCTCTGGTGTGGAGGATGCAACAAAATGGGAGCATATAAACATAAAGAGCATAGAACCAGATGGTGCCTATGTGATTGCTAGCCAACTAAATCTTGTTGAGGAACAGAAAGGGGGCAGCTATGTTGCTAGCCTTGAGTTGGAGCTTCAGCAGGCGCAGGATAGGGTGAGCAAGCTAGAAGCTGAGCGGCTTTCGGCCAAGAAGCAACTTGATCACTTGTTCAAGAAACTCGCAGAGGAGAAAGCAGCTTGGCGGAACAGAGAGCACAAGAAAGTTCGAGcaattcttgaagatatgaagGCTGATCTGGAGCATGAGAAAAAGAACCGGAGGCAGTTGGAGACTATTAACTTCAAGCTTGTTGATGAGTtgaaagaggtcaaaatggcCGCGAAGCAGCTATTGCAGGAGTATGACAGCGAGCAGAAGACACGGGAACTCACGGAGGAGGTGTGCAACAAGCTAGTGAGGGAGATAGAGGAACACAATTCAGAGATCGAAGCCTTGAAACAGGATTCTGTCAAACTGCGGGGTGAGCTGGATGAGGATAGGAAATTGCTACAGATGGCTGAGGTGTGGCGTGAGGAGCGAGTGCAGATGAAACTTGTGGATGCCAAGCTCACTCTTGAGGCCAAATATGAACAGTTGAGCAAACTGCAGGAGGATGTGGAGGCTTTCATTTCAACTTTCATCTCTTCCAAAGGAGACAGCACAATTGTTGAGGCGGCACACAACATTGTACAGGCCATTGGGTCAGCCAGAGACCAAGAGGTTGAATTCACGTATGAGCTACCAAGAGCATCAGAAGATATACTGTCCATCTTTGAAGAGCTACGCCCAAGCAAAGAGACAGAGACAAAGGAAACTGAACCATGCCCAAAGAAAGAAATCCAAGAAGCTAGCCCAACAACTGATATATTTCTGGAAAATCGAGACAAATTGTTCCCAGATGGAATCCATTCTGATGAGAGCGACACGGAAGATGGAAGCAGCTGGGAGACCATGAGCCATGAAGAGATGCAAGGTTCAAGCCACTCACCATATGGAAGCGAACCTTCAGTCAACAAGATCTTTGACAGAATTTCATGGACCAGTGGAAACGATTCTGAGGGTGAGCAGATCAACAAACTGTGTGATGACTTGAGCAATGTGTACCTGACAGACATGAAACAGTCCAAGAAGAAAGAGTCTGCCATATCAAAGCTGTGGAAGTCATCTCCACTGAAAAACTGTGAACTCCGTACAAAAGATGTTCCAGAGATGATAAATGGGAGATTATCAAGTGCAAGTCTTCCAAATGGTGTGTACTCTACTGCCAAAGGCTCAAATCTAGATATGGGAGACAGCACCCCTAGCACAGCGCAATGGAGCTCACCAGACTCAATGAACAGCCAGTTCAACCGGGGTTTCAGAGGCTGCATGGAGATGGTTCAGAGGCAGAGCCTGAAGGCAAAGCTCCTAGAAGCTCGGATGGAGAGCCAGAAGATTCAGCTCCGTCATGTGCTCAACCAGAAAACCTAA
- the LOC136501370 gene encoding uncharacterized protein, which yields MVCAKCEKKLGKVIVPDKWKEGASNTNESGGRKINENKLLSKKNRWTPYGNTKCIICKQQVHQDAKYCHTCAYSKGVCAMCGKQVLDTKLYKQSNV from the exons ATGGTGTGCGCTAAGT GCGAGAAGAAGCTCGGGAAGGTGATCGTGCCTGACAAGTGGAAGGAGGGCGCCAGCAACACCAACGAGAGCGGCGGCCGCAAGATCAACGAAAACAAGCTCCTCTCCAAGAAGAACAG GTGGACTCCATATGGAAACACCAAATGTATAATCTGCAAGCAACAGGTGCACCAGGACGCAAAATATTGCCACACCTGTGCTTACTCGAAAG GAGTGTGCGCAATGTGTGGGAAGCAAGTGTTGGACACGAAGCTCTACAAGCAAAGCAACGTGTGA